The following coding sequences lie in one Lolium perenne isolate Kyuss_39 chromosome 2, Kyuss_2.0, whole genome shotgun sequence genomic window:
- the LOC127322822 gene encoding mitochondrial import inner membrane translocase subunit TIM17-1-like produces MPRSLSEEDPCPGRIVADAGGAFAVGAVGGSVFHFIKGVRDSPSGARFTGGAQALRMNAPRVGGSFAVWGGLFSAFNCAAAYARQKDDPWNSIAAGAAAAGLLSVRQGLRAAAKSAASGAALLALVEGMGILANRAQAAQAQRNRPQVHNPTLAAAIAAQRNLPQVDDPILSAAVTNRVVVHDPDLVDAEANRLHDADQNLPPVDDPAIAAQ; encoded by the coding sequence ATGCCGAGGTCTCTTTCGGAGGAGGACCCATGCCCAGGCCGCATCGTCGCCGACGCCGGCGGGGCTTTCGCCGTGGGCGCCGTGGGAGGCTCCGTCTTCCACTTCATCAAGGGCGTCCGCGACTCGCCCAGCGGCGCGCGGTTCACCGGCGGCGCGCAGGCACTGCGCATGAACGCCCCGCGAGTCGGCGGGTCCTTCGCCGTCTGGGGCGGCCTCTTCTCCGCCTTCAACTGCGCCGCCGCCTACGCGCGCCAGAAGGATGACCCCTGGAACTccatcgccgccggcgccgccgccgccggcctgcTCTCCGTGCGCCAGGGCCTCAGAGCTGCTGCGAAGTCGGCGGCGTCCGGCGCCGCCCTCCTCGCGCTCGTCGAGGGTATGGGCATCCTGGCCAACCGAGCACAGGCCGCGCAGGCGCAGCGGAACCGGCCGCAAGTCCACAACCCCACCTTGGCCGCCGCCATTGCCGCACAGCGGAACCTACCCCAAGTCGACGACCCCATCTTGTCCGCAGCCGTTACCAACCGCGTCGTCGTCCACGACCCCGACTTGGTTGACGCCGAAGCCAACCGCCTCCATGACGCAGATCAGAACCTACCGCCCGTCGACGATCCCGCCATTGCAGCACAATGA